In one window of Streptomyces sp. NBC_01224 DNA:
- a CDS encoding SGNH/GDSL hydrolase family protein → MKMSRLVTFSSSLLLGAVLALTGAATANAAQSVQGVDYVALGDSYSSGVGSGSYDSASGDCKRSTKAYPALWAAANSPSSFGFTACSGARTGDVKANQLGPLSASTDLVSISIGGNDAGFSDVMTTCVLQSEATCLSRIATARSYVDTTLPGNLDSVYTAIRTKAPSAHVVVLGYPRFYKIGGSCVVGLSDKVRTAINGAADYLNAATAKRAADHGFTFADVAGNFTGHEICSGSAWLHSLNWLNIGESYHPTAAGQSGGYLPGLNSAV, encoded by the coding sequence ATGAAAATGTCCAGACTCGTGACGTTCTCGTCCTCGCTCCTGCTCGGTGCCGTACTCGCCCTGACCGGAGCGGCCACCGCCAACGCCGCACAGTCTGTTCAGGGCGTCGACTACGTCGCCCTCGGCGACTCGTACTCCTCGGGTGTCGGATCCGGCAGTTACGACAGTGCCAGCGGTGACTGCAAGCGCAGCACCAAGGCCTACCCCGCACTCTGGGCCGCCGCCAACTCGCCCTCGTCCTTCGGCTTCACCGCTTGCTCCGGTGCCCGCACGGGTGATGTCAAGGCCAACCAGCTCGGCCCCCTCAGTGCCTCGACCGACCTCGTCTCGATCTCCATCGGCGGCAATGACGCGGGTTTCTCCGACGTCATGACCACCTGTGTCCTCCAGTCGGAGGCCACCTGCCTCAGCCGGATCGCCACGGCCCGCAGCTATGTCGACACCACCCTGCCCGGCAACCTCGACTCGGTGTACACGGCGATCCGGACCAAGGCGCCGTCCGCTCATGTCGTCGTCCTCGGCTACCCGCGCTTCTACAAGATCGGTGGCAGCTGTGTCGTCGGCCTGAGCGACAAGGTGCGCACCGCGATCAACGGTGCCGCCGACTACCTCAACGCGGCGACCGCCAAGCGCGCCGCCGACCACGGCTTCACCTTCGCCGATGTCGCGGGGAACTTCACCGGGCACGAGATCTGCTCCGGAAGCGCCTGGCTGCACAGCCTCAACTGGCTCAACATCGGTGAGTCGTACCACCCCACCGCAGCCGGACAGTCGGGCGGCTACCTGCCCGGCCTCAACTCGGCTGTCTGA
- a CDS encoding ABC transporter permease has protein sequence MLGRHLQRIKAAPGVMILTQTMPITMLLFFGYVFGSALAVPGQEYRAFLVPGLLAATAANGIMVGMFQASQDCHRGVMDRLRTLPMSRAAVPFGQTAADLLTTALGMIPLILVGLAVGWRIEGGPLAALGAFGLLLLLRFATSWLGCWLGLLIRNEEAAGQLGSATFILPLLSNAYIPTDNLPGWLRTVAEWNPISAMASATRELFGNASPAADAAWPVAHPVAGTLAWSVVLLAVFVPLSVRRYARGGE, from the coding sequence ATGCTGGGCCGCCATCTGCAGCGGATCAAAGCAGCGCCGGGCGTAATGATCCTGACCCAGACCATGCCGATCACGATGCTGCTGTTCTTCGGGTACGTGTTCGGCAGCGCCCTGGCCGTGCCCGGCCAGGAGTACCGCGCGTTCCTGGTGCCGGGCCTGCTGGCGGCGACGGCGGCCAACGGCATCATGGTCGGGATGTTCCAGGCCTCACAGGACTGCCACCGCGGGGTGATGGACCGGCTCCGTACGCTGCCGATGAGCCGCGCCGCCGTACCGTTCGGCCAGACCGCGGCCGATCTGCTGACCACGGCCCTCGGCATGATTCCGCTGATCCTGGTCGGACTCGCGGTCGGCTGGCGGATCGAGGGCGGCCCGCTCGCCGCCCTGGGCGCCTTCGGGCTGCTGCTGCTCCTCCGGTTCGCCACGTCCTGGCTGGGCTGCTGGCTGGGTCTGCTGATCCGCAACGAGGAGGCTGCCGGTCAGCTGGGCAGCGCCACCTTCATCCTGCCGCTGCTGTCGAATGCGTACATCCCGACCGACAATCTGCCGGGCTGGCTGCGGACGGTCGCGGAGTGGAACCCGATCAGCGCCATGGCCTCGGCCACCCGCGAACTGTTCGGCAACGCGTCCCCGGCCGCCGACGCGGCCTGGCCGGTCGCCCACCCGGTGGCCGGAACGCTCGCCTGGTCGGTGGTGCTCCTCGCGGTGTTCGTGCCGCTGTCCGTGCGGCGTTACGCGCGCGGCGGCGAGTGA
- a CDS encoding ATP-binding cassette domain-containing protein: MTTTYAVLSEGLEKHYGNVHALRGLDLAVAEGTVCGVLGPNGAGKTTAVRVLTTLTAPDGGSARVAGHDVVREAGAVRAAIGVTGQNASVDGELSGRQNLRLFAKLLRFRGEAARTRADELLERFELTEAADRPARTYSGGMRRRLDLAASLLTRPRVLFLDEPTTGLDPHSRNQIWAAVRELAGRGTTVLLTTQYLEEADQLADDIVLIDHGRAAHRGTPTELKARIGSYAEVVVSHESALVPAAGVLDQLTGTEPVLDHERRTVGAVATGTTLTLPRIVRELDAAGVPVIDASLRPPTLDEVFLRLTDRGDGRTSPPLKETAA, translated from the coding sequence ATGACAACTACGTACGCTGTACTTAGTGAAGGTCTGGAGAAGCACTACGGCAACGTCCATGCGCTGCGGGGACTCGATCTCGCGGTCGCCGAAGGCACCGTCTGCGGAGTGCTGGGGCCGAACGGCGCAGGCAAGACCACCGCCGTCCGGGTCCTCACCACGTTGACGGCCCCGGACGGCGGAAGCGCCCGGGTGGCGGGCCACGACGTGGTGCGCGAGGCGGGCGCGGTGCGCGCGGCGATCGGCGTCACCGGGCAGAACGCCTCGGTCGACGGCGAGCTGTCCGGCCGGCAGAATCTGCGGCTCTTCGCCAAGCTGCTCCGGTTCCGCGGCGAGGCCGCGCGCACCCGCGCCGACGAACTCCTGGAGCGCTTCGAGCTGACGGAGGCCGCCGACCGCCCGGCCCGTACCTACTCGGGCGGCATGCGCCGCCGCCTCGACCTCGCCGCCAGTCTGCTGACCCGCCCGCGGGTGCTCTTCCTGGACGAGCCGACCACCGGACTCGACCCGCACAGCCGCAACCAGATCTGGGCGGCGGTACGGGAACTGGCCGGCCGGGGCACGACCGTCCTGCTCACCACGCAGTATCTGGAGGAGGCCGATCAGCTGGCCGACGACATCGTGCTGATCGACCATGGCCGAGCCGCCCATCGCGGCACCCCCACCGAGCTGAAGGCCCGCATCGGCAGCTACGCCGAAGTGGTCGTCTCCCATGAATCGGCGCTGGTGCCGGCGGCAGGCGTCCTCGATCAGCTCACCGGCACCGAACCGGTACTCGACCACGAGCGCCGCACCGTGGGCGCCGTCGCGACCGGCACCACGCTCACCCTTCCCCGCATCGTCCGCGAACTCGACGCGGCGGGAGTACCGGTGATCGACGCGAGCCTGCGCCCGCCGACGCTCGACGAGGTCTTCCTCCGCCTGACCGACCGCGGCGACGGCCGCACCTCCCCGCCCCTGAAGGAGACGGCAGCATGA
- a CDS encoding TetR/AcrR family transcriptional regulator, with the protein MVGRPAVPEVIWARPERAGRGPKPAFSRADIAAAAVRIADAEGFDAVSMRKVAAELGCGTMSLYNYVPRKEDLYELMLDAVSGGYEFREPSGDWRADLIALAHQAREMMRRHTWVPRLMSPVYGFSPNALRYLEYSLSCLDGVDARFGEKMELIAMVTSVVTTYAANEIDTAERSRSLPWSEEQEHAVRTGYLISQIATGKYPRMAAAFAEDSGPIDLDGVFDRALRRVLDSFDR; encoded by the coding sequence ATGGTGGGGCGACCCGCAGTACCCGAAGTGATCTGGGCGCGCCCCGAGCGTGCGGGCCGCGGCCCCAAGCCCGCTTTCAGCCGCGCCGACATCGCGGCAGCCGCCGTCCGCATCGCCGATGCGGAGGGTTTCGACGCGGTGTCCATGCGGAAGGTCGCGGCGGAGCTCGGCTGCGGCACGATGTCGCTCTACAACTACGTGCCGCGCAAGGAGGACCTGTACGAGCTGATGCTCGACGCGGTCAGCGGCGGGTACGAGTTCCGGGAGCCGTCCGGCGACTGGCGCGCCGATCTCATCGCACTGGCCCATCAGGCCCGCGAGATGATGCGCCGCCACACCTGGGTGCCCCGGCTGATGTCACCCGTGTACGGCTTCAGCCCGAATGCCCTGCGGTATCTGGAGTACTCGCTCAGCTGCCTGGACGGGGTCGACGCGCGATTCGGCGAGAAGATGGAACTCATCGCCATGGTCACCAGTGTGGTCACCACCTATGCGGCCAACGAGATCGACACGGCGGAGCGCAGCCGGTCGCTGCCCTGGTCCGAGGAGCAGGAGCACGCCGTGCGCACCGGCTATCTGATCAGCCAGATCGCGACCGGGAAGTATCCGCGGATGGCGGCGGCATTCGCCGAGGACTCCGGGCCGATCGATCTGGACGGGGTCTTCGACCGGGCGCTGCGCCGGGTGCTGGACTCCTTCGACCGGTAG